GCTACGAGTTCAGCCAAAGATTGGCTTCGACGGATGTTCGGACTGCTCAACAAAGGTGGCGCCGACGCATTGCCGTTGTCCCGATTCCACTTCGCGGGGTTGGGAACAAAGATGATGCAAACGGTGATGAAGCAAAACCGGATGCCGGGTGTGCCTGAGTTGATGCAAACAGCCCTCGATCTGGGCGTGCGGTTCATCGCCTGCACGACGACGATGGGCCTCATGGGTATTACCAAGAATACGTTGATCGATGGCATCGATCAATTCGCAGGTGTGACGACGTATCTGGCCGAAGCCAAACAGGGCAATGTTAATCTGTTCATCTGAACCGTCAACGGAAGTAAGGGTGTTTTCATGATGCAGGCCGATGTCAAGCTCGACACCTTGGGATACTTTTGTCCAATGCCGATTATTCTCACGTCCAAGAAGATCAAAGAATTGGCGCTGGGACAGGTGCTGGAGGTCGTCTCCGATGATGAGGGCATCAAAAAAGACATGCCGGCTTGGTGTGAAACCACGGGCCATCAAATGATGGGCTTGGAAGAGGAACAAGCAAAGTCGGGCCCCATCTATAAGGCGTTTGTGAAGAAGGCGAAATAGCTAGACTCCTGCAAGAGAACGACGGTTAAGCCAGAAGCCGGAGGACCGGTCATCGGTCCTCCGGCTTTTTCGTTTGCACAGGCAAGGACCTATGGATGGAATCGTCGAATGTGTGGCGAATTTCAGTGAAGGCCGGGATCAGGCGACTGTTCAGGCTCTGATTGATGCCGTGGCTTCGACACCCGGCGTGGTTCTCTTGCACCACTCGATGGATACCGACCACCACAGATCGGTGTTGACGTTTTGTGGAGGCCGGGACGCGACCATTGAAGCTGCTTTTCGTGCCGTTCGGATCGCAACTGAGCTCATCGACCTGCGTTCACATGTCGGAGTACACCCCCGCATAGGAGCAACAGATGTTGTGCCATTTATCCCGATCAGGGATACGACAATGCAAGACTGTGTCCAGCTAGCCAAACGACTAGGGGAACGAGTTGGGCGTGAACTGGGGATCCCAGTTTTCTTATACGAACGGGCCGCAGGTCGTGCCGACCATGGCCCGTTGGAGGCGGTCAGGCGAGGAGGGCTTGAGGGTTTGGCTTTCCGGATGGACTCCGATCCTGATTGGACTCCCGACTTTGGCCCGTCTCGGCTACATCCGAGCGCTGGAGCGATCGCGATCGGGGCTCGGCCTGCACTGATCGCCTACAACGTGAACCTCCGTTCGACAGAAGTGGATAAAGCCAGGTCTATCGCCAGGGCTGTGCGCCAATCGAGCGGAGGGTTGCCCCATCTGAAAGCGATCGGCGTAGAGTTGGCCAGCCGTGGCATGGTGCAGGTCGCAATGAATCTGACAGACTACGAAGTGACACCGTTGCTAACCGCGTTTCAGGCGGTCAAGACTGAAGCCGCGAAACATGGCATAACGGTAGCGAGTAGTGAACTAGTCGGATTAGTTCCGGAGGCGGCACTGGATCAGGCTGCAGCAGCGTCGCTGCAGCTCGACCGTTTCAACTCAGACCAAGTACTCGAAACGAAAATTGCCGAGGCAGCGCTTGCCAAGAAAGAACCGGTAGAAACCCTATCAGGTTTCCTTAGCGCCCTCGCTGCGGCTAAACCAACTCCAGCCGGTGGCAGCGTGGCGGCATTCGTAGGTGCCCTGGCGGCTTCCTTGGGAGTAATGGGGGCACGCCTTGGTGGACAATCGGACAGAGAACAGCGTTTACTTGAGTTGAGCCGGCAGCTTCATCGGCTTGTTCAGGCAGATACAGATGTTTACACCGAGCTGATGGACGCCTATAAGATACCGAAAGAACATCCTGATCGCCCCCAGGCAATTTCGATTGCGCTCCAACGGGCTACGGAAGTACCGTTAGAAATCGCGGAGTTGTCCTGCGAGGTTGCACGGTCTCTCCATATGTTGCGCGAGGAAGGTAAGCCGACCATTCAATCAGACCTTGCAGTGGGTCAGACCATAGCCATTGCAGCGGCTCAAGCAGGCCTTGTTACGGTGCATACGAACATAAATGCACAACGAAATCAGCCACTTATAGAGATCATGCAATTCAGAATTGCAAAGGCCACGGAAAGCCTTGAGGAACTCAAGGGCTTGTGTTAGACTCCGGCGCCGAATTATTGGAAACCATAAGCAGCAGGCCGACTTGGCCTGAGAAAGTCGAAAAGCAATCGGATGGAAATCAAGGTTTTTAACAACAACGTCGAGAAAGCCCTCAAGGTCGCTAAGAAGAAGCTGGCAGGCGAGGGCCTGTTCCGCGAGTTAAAGCGCCGCCGTTTCTATGAAAAGCCCAGTGTGAGAAAGAAAGCCAAACAACGCGAAGCTCAGCGACGCCGACAAAAGTGGCTATCGAAGCGGAAGCCTGACTAGACACACCGTTAGAAGTCTTCGTTCGTCTCACCATCTTTCTCCCCGTCCGTGAGCATGTCCTCATGCGTCAGGAGCAAATCCATGCCGCTATCCGCATCCTCAAGCGTGAGATTCGTCGTTGGCAAGAGCCAGTCGTTGGCGTCGTAGCCAAGGAATCGAGCCGCGATCCCTTTCTCATCCTCATTTCCACCCTGCTCAGTTTGAGAACCAAGGATAGGACCACAAGGGAAGCGGGCGACCGACTCTTCGTCATGGCTCGCACACCGGAAGCCATGCTGAAGCTGCCGCTGAAGAAGCTCGAACGGGTGATTTATCCGGTCGGCTTTTACCGGACAAAAGCCAAAGCCATTCACCAAATTTGCCGCCAGCTGATCGACCAGTATGGCGGGGTGGTACCGGACTCCATCGATGAACTGGTCACCTTACCTGGGGTGGGACGAAAAACCGCGAACTTGGTTGTGACAATTGGATACGGCAAGCCTGGGATCTGTGTCGATATTCATGTCCATCGGATCAGCAATCGATGGGGCTATATCAAAACGAAGACACCCGAAGAATCTGAACAGGCCCTTCGGCTCACGCTACCGAAGCAATACTGGATCATCTACAACGATCTCCTCGTTCCCTATGGGCAGAACCTGTGTCTTCCGGTCTCGCCTCTGTGCAGCACATGCAAGTTGACCGAATTGTGTGATCGGGTGGGAGTGACAAAAAGCCGTTAGACGTGAAAGGTAAAACGTGAACCGTGCGATCGGACGGGAGAACAACCTTTCACCTTTCGCGTTCCTCAGATGAACAGCTTGGTTTCCGCGTCAGCGGTTAAGGAGAGGATGGCGGGCAGGCCCAACACTTCATCGACATTCCGTTCGACCGCAGAACCGTCTACACCCATATATTCCAACCCGGCGCTGCAGGCGATCACCCGCAGCGTTCCGACATGCTTGGCATCTTGGAGCATCTCCGAGATCTTCGGCACCTTTTTTTCTTTAAGCAGCCGGGTAACTTCCTCAGCCGACTCGGCATATTCCGGCGGGAAATCGATCTGATCGATCCTCCCTTCCGCGAGTTTTTTGATCGTCCAAAACAACAACACGATGATCACGTCTTTGCCCATCGCCGCGGCGGTCATGCCGAGCGTCGCGACCTGATGCAGCTTATCGTACGTGGCGTTGTGGGCGAAGATAACGAACTTCGGTTTAGTCGGCATACCTACTTCTTCTGCACGCGGGCCTTCACGCTGTTGACATAGTCGGTGATCGCGACTCGACTTCGTCGGAGGTCATTGGGCAGTCATGCGTCTCGCTTTCATCGACCATGTATCGATCCTGATACCTCTCCCGCCTGTGAATGACTGCGTTTTCAGGAGTCACATTGATCAGCATAAACCACTCGTTAGCCCCTTGTGAAATCACGACATGTTTGCCCACTCTTTTTTTGGCGACCTCGATCTGGAGATCTTCACCCGCATCAACGGACGCCTGTCCCGCCCCTACAAGCGAAAGGTGCCAGGCCACCGATGTCATGCTGATCATGAGGCTTGCGATCACTCAACGCGACTGCCAAGGTTCATACCGAGGCTCCATAAAGAATGATTATAACGATCGAAGACGACTGCGTAAACACGAGGCGCCGGCCCGATCGAGCTTGAGAGCCACAGGAGCACATGCTAGGATGCCGACCGATGGATGGGCTCCTTTCGGCGGTTCAGCAGTATGTGTCGACCGAAACCCTGGTTACGCTGACGGCCCTCTCGATTGTCTTCTTTGTCGGATCGCTGATTGCCATCCCGTTCATCCTCGTCCGGCTTCCAACAGATTTCTTCGACACCCGTGTGCCGCGGCTCTGGATGGAAAATCATCATCCGGTGCTACGGTTGATCGGCCATATCGTAAAGAACGTCATCGGGGCCATCTTTCTGTTCGCCGGATTCTTGATGTTGTTCTTACCGGGTCAAGGCATTCTCACGATGTTGATCGGCGTGACGATGCTCGACTTTCCCGGAAAGCGCAAGTTGGAAGCAAAAATGATCGGTCAACCGGCTATCCTGAGTGCCATCAACAACATGCGTCGGAAGTTTGGAACGCCGCCGCTCACGATTGCGCCGGATCCGTAAGGTTCAAGTCCTCAGCAATTAGTGGCCGGCTACGAAGAACCCAAGTCCTCGACAGCAGATTGCTGATACGCAATGGCCATTGGCTACACGCATGTCTGAGTCTAACCCCACTAGAAAAACGCTCTACCTGATCGACGGCAGTGCCTACATCTATCGTGCCTTCTTTGCTCTGCCGGCACTCAATAATTCCAAAGGTCTCCAGACCAATGCTGTCTACGGGTTCATGACTACGCTACTCAAGATCATGCGCGAACACAAACCGGATGGTCTGGCCGTGGCCTTCGACGAAAAGGGTCCGACACTCAGGCACGAGGAGTTCAAAGAGTATAAAGCACAGCGTCCACCGATGCCGGACGGAATGAAGGCGCAGATCCCCTATATTCATCGGGTGGTGGAGGCGCTGAATATTCCCGCAGTGAGGCAGGCCGGATACGAAGCAGACGATCTGATCGGCACCTTGGCCCGGCAAGCCGAGCAAGCCGGCTACGACGTTGTCATCGTCACCGGTGACAAGGACATGCTCCAGCTCGTGACCCCACGTGTGCGGATCTACGATCCCGTGAAAGACAAATGGTCAGGCGAAGCGGAATGTGCTGCGAAATTCGGCGTCGAGCCGGGCCGCGTCATCGAAGTCATGGGCCTGATGGGCGACAGCAGTGATAACATTCCTGGTGTGAAGGGCATCGGCGAGAAGACCGCGATGAAGCTGATCGAGCAGTTCGGGACGATCGATGAACTGCTTCGCCGCCTCGACGAGGTCACGCCTACCCGCGTCAAGACGCTCCTCACCGAACAGGCGGACAACGCGCGACTCAGCCGGAAACTGGCGACCATCGATACCCAGAGTCCGGTGGAGTTCCATCCCGACTCATATCGGATCAAGGCGCCGCATGACGACCAGCTGACCGATTTGTTGCGCGAGCTGGAATTCACGTCCCTCCTCAAGAGTCTCCAACCCTCGCCGAAGCAGCCGGTGGCGAAGTTCCGAGCGACCGTCATCATCGCGGACGAAACGACCGCAAGGCGATTCGTCGATGGTATACCGAAAGCTGGTCCCCTCGGTGTGCACTGTTTGCTAACCGGCCGGCCAGGTATTCACGCCGACATCCTAGGCCTGGCCCTCTCCCCCGGCGAACAGACAGGCTTTATTCCGATCGACGTGCACATGTTCATGCAGCCGATCATTGCCGTCTTGCATGACATGCACAGGCCGAAGATCGTGCATGACCTCAAAGCCATCCTGCTGGCCTTTCACAGAATCGGCGTCACCCTGGCCCCACCATACGTGGACACGATGATCGCGGACTATTTGCTCAACCCCAACCGCCGTGACCATAGCCTCGACACAATCATGCTGGAGCGATTAGGCAAACGACTGGGATCGAAAAAGCCGGAGAAGGCCCACCCGCCGTCCCTCTTCGAAGTGGACCCCGGGTCGCGTGAGGCAGCGGCGGAAGCCTCCGCTGCCCTGACCAAACTCGAGCCGATCCTGACGGCACAGTTGGCGGAACAAGGGAGCTTGAAACTCTTCACCGATGTCGAGATACCGCTCGTACCGGTCCTGGCAAACATCGAGCGGAACGGGTTCTTGCTCGATGTCGAAGGGCTGCACGAACTGAGCAAGGAACTCGAACGGGAGCTCGACCGGATGATGGAAACCATCGCCCGGTTGGCCGGCGGCGAGTTCAACATCAATTCACCGAAACAGCTCGCCACCGTTCTCTTCGAGAAGCTCGGCTTAAAGCCGCTTCGCAAGACCAAGACCGGTTACTCCACCGACGAAGATACGCTCACACAACTTGCGGCACAACATGAGCTACCCGCACAGATTCTGAGTTACCGGAGCCTCAGCAAACTCAAGTCGACATACGTGGATGCGCTGCCGGAACTGATACATCCCGACACGAAACGGCTTCACACTTCGCTGAACCAGACTGTCGCGGCAACGGGACGACTCTCGTCCACCGATCCGAATCTCCAAAACATCCCTGTGAAAGGCGACTATGGACTCCGCATCCGCGAAGCGTTCATCGTTCCCAAAGGCCATGAATTGCTCTGTGCCGACTACAGTCAGATCGAACCGCGTATCCTCGCCCATCTCTCGCAAGATCCGCGATTGTTGTCTGTCTTTACCAAAGGGGAGGACATTCATATGGCCACGGCCATGGAAATCTTCAGCCTTCCCTCCAATCAGATCACCAGAGACATGCGCCGCGCTGCCAAGACAGTGGTCTTCGGCATCGTCTATGGAATCAGTCCGTTCGGTCTGTCTCAAAATCTCGGCGTACCTCAGGCCGAGGCAAAACAGTACATCGACACCTTCTTTGAGCGGTTCCCGGCAGTGCGGGCCCTAATGGATCGGAATATCGCCGAAGGACGAGAGAAGGGCTACACCACCACAATCCTTGGTCGTCGCCGGCCCATTCCAGAACTCCAGAGTAGCGATCCGATACAACGCGGCATCGGCGAACGCATGGCGGTGAACAGCCCCATCCAAGGCGCCGCTGCGGACTTGATCAAAGTCGCGATGATCAACGTCCACAAGAAACTCCATGATGAGCTGCCGCACGTGAAGCTGATCCTTCAAGTTCACGACGAGCTGATCTTCGAAGTGCCGGATCACGATCTTGAGGAAACGAAGCGGCTGGTAAAACAGGAGATGGAAGACGTCGGCGAGCAGTTGGGCCTATCGGTGCCGCTCAAGGTCGCTCTCGGCGTCGGCAAAAACTGGCGCATGGCGCATCCCTAACTCACATCATATGCGAGGTGATCTATGTTGACCATACGAATTTCAGTTGCGTGGACAATAGCCGTCGTCAGTCTTGGGGCCCTCGGGCTTTTGCTGCTCCTTAGCCAGCCGTTCGCCGCCAAAGCGCAAGAGTCAAAACGCTTTCAGTATGAAATCGTCGAAGTACTTCCCGATACCCAAAATATGCAAACTAAGTTAAACGAGTATGGGGCAGGCGGATGGGAATTGGTGGCGGTCTCGATGGGGAACATGACGGAGCCAAGACTGATCTTTAAGAAGTGACTCTGGAAGCGTCTTAGAGCTGAGTCGGCAGAAATTCTAGATCGACGCTACCGTCTTTCGAACTCGCGGCAATTTCACGTAATAGCCACCCGCTGACTCTTAATCAGCGAGTCACGTTCTTATGTCAGAAGGAAGGAGCCCTTGGGTCGCGCCCGTCTCACCAGGTGCGGCCCGTGTCTTCAGCTATTTCCCACTTTCGGACAGCAACATTAGGCGGTTCTGATCGCCCGGACCTCCCCGGCACGATCATCAACCGGGATCATGGGCAGTTCGTCCGGGTTCTTCACTGGCAGCCTGCGGAGGTGATCCATGATTGCTTGCCATTCCTTGATCTCACGGACCGCGTCTTTCCCTATCCCCGTGGCAAGACTGCCCTTGTCCGTCATGCCCGGCGGCGGCAGCAGATATGGTGTGTTGCTGTCGCGAGGAGCATCGAGTGCTTCGACTCTTGATTTGAGCGGCTGACCATCCTTGTTCTTGGGTACGAGAGCGAGCTTGCCCTTGGTGTACGTCGGGATGGCCATGATAATCAGACCGAGATAAAGTGGACACGTGAGGCTATACAAGCGTTCGTCCTTCCCGCTCATGTCGATCGCGCGGTAGCCGAGGTCGAGGTTTCCGATCTCAATGGCCGTCACGATGTCAAACTTTTGGCGCGACTGGTCGTAGCGGAACCTCATGCCTGAAGTACGGGGGAAATACTCGCCGGGGTGGGCGGGGTTGTCCACGAGACAAAATTCGAGCAGATTCTTCAACTCCTGGCCTGTGAAGTAGCCGGTCACGAGCGCGCTGCCGGGCGTGGTATCCACGGCACCGGCGCCGAGTGGCGCCACGGCAAACACATCGTAGACTGTTTGCACGCCTGACTTGCCTCGTTTGAAGCCGGCGCGCATCATCCCATTGGCCGTGAACCCGATGTCCGCTTTCGTGGCGTT
The nucleotide sequence above comes from Nitrospira sp.. Encoded proteins:
- the ftcD gene encoding glutamate formimidoyltransferase, with amino-acid sequence MDGIVECVANFSEGRDQATVQALIDAVASTPGVVLLHHSMDTDHHRSVLTFCGGRDATIEAAFRAVRIATELIDLRSHVGVHPRIGATDVVPFIPIRDTTMQDCVQLAKRLGERVGRELGIPVFLYERAAGRADHGPLEAVRRGGLEGLAFRMDSDPDWTPDFGPSRLHPSAGAIAIGARPALIAYNVNLRSTEVDKARSIARAVRQSSGGLPHLKAIGVELASRGMVQVAMNLTDYEVTPLLTAFQAVKTEAAKHGITVASSELVGLVPEAALDQAAAASLQLDRFNSDQVLETKIAEAALAKKEPVETLSGFLSALAAAKPTPAGGSVAAFVGALAASLGVMGARLGGQSDREQRLLELSRQLHRLVQADTDVYTELMDAYKIPKEHPDRPQAISIALQRATEVPLEIAELSCEVARSLHMLREEGKPTIQSDLAVGQTIAIAAAQAGLVTVHTNINAQRNQPLIEIMQFRIAKATESLEELKGLC
- the polA gene encoding DNA polymerase I yields the protein MSESNPTRKTLYLIDGSAYIYRAFFALPALNNSKGLQTNAVYGFMTTLLKIMREHKPDGLAVAFDEKGPTLRHEEFKEYKAQRPPMPDGMKAQIPYIHRVVEALNIPAVRQAGYEADDLIGTLARQAEQAGYDVVIVTGDKDMLQLVTPRVRIYDPVKDKWSGEAECAAKFGVEPGRVIEVMGLMGDSSDNIPGVKGIGEKTAMKLIEQFGTIDELLRRLDEVTPTRVKTLLTEQADNARLSRKLATIDTQSPVEFHPDSYRIKAPHDDQLTDLLRELEFTSLLKSLQPSPKQPVAKFRATVIIADETTARRFVDGIPKAGPLGVHCLLTGRPGIHADILGLALSPGEQTGFIPIDVHMFMQPIIAVLHDMHRPKIVHDLKAILLAFHRIGVTLAPPYVDTMIADYLLNPNRRDHSLDTIMLERLGKRLGSKKPEKAHPPSLFEVDPGSREAAAEASAALTKLEPILTAQLAEQGSLKLFTDVEIPLVPVLANIERNGFLLDVEGLHELSKELERELDRMMETIARLAGGEFNINSPKQLATVLFEKLGLKPLRKTKTGYSTDEDTLTQLAAQHELPAQILSYRSLSKLKSTYVDALPELIHPDTKRLHTSLNQTVAATGRLSSTDPNLQNIPVKGDYGLRIREAFIVPKGHELLCADYSQIEPRILAHLSQDPRLLSVFTKGEDIHMATAMEIFSLPSNQITRDMRRAAKTVVFGIVYGISPFGLSQNLGVPQAEAKQYIDTFFERFPAVRALMDRNIAEGREKGYTTTILGRRRPIPELQSSDPIQRGIGERMAVNSPIQGAAADLIKVAMINVHKKLHDELPHVKLILQVHDELIFEVPDHDLEETKRLVKQEMEDVGEQLGLSVPLKVALGVGKNWRMAHP
- a CDS encoding endonuclease III, translated to MRQEQIHAAIRILKREIRRWQEPVVGVVAKESSRDPFLILISTLLSLRTKDRTTREAGDRLFVMARTPEAMLKLPLKKLERVIYPVGFYRTKAKAIHQICRQLIDQYGGVVPDSIDELVTLPGVGRKTANLVVTIGYGKPGICVDIHVHRISNRWGYIKTKTPEESEQALRLTLPKQYWIIYNDLLVPYGQNLCLPVSPLCSTCKLTELCDRVGVTKSR
- a CDS encoding sulfurtransferase TusA family protein; this translates as MMQADVKLDTLGYFCPMPIILTSKKIKELALGQVLEVVSDDEGIKKDMPAWCETTGHQMMGLEEEQAKSGPIYKAFVKKAK
- the rpsU gene encoding 30S ribosomal protein S21; this encodes MEIKVFNNNVEKALKVAKKKLAGEGLFRELKRRRFYEKPSVRKKAKQREAQRRRQKWLSKRKPD
- a CDS encoding DsrE/DsrF/DrsH-like family protein, translating into MIATQHIEPTTTLAQLQESKPERVTIVLLSGDLDRAMAAFIIATGAAAMGMHVTMFFTFWGLNTIRRRGATSSAKDWLRRMFGLLNKGGADALPLSRFHFAGLGTKMMQTVMKQNRMPGVPELMQTALDLGVRFIACTTTMGLMGITKNTLIDGIDQFAGVTTYLAEAKQGNVNLFI
- a CDS encoding PGPGW domain-containing protein; translated protein: MDGLLSAVQQYVSTETLVTLTALSIVFFVGSLIAIPFILVRLPTDFFDTRVPRLWMENHHPVLRLIGHIVKNVIGAIFLFAGFLMLFLPGQGILTMLIGVTMLDFPGKRKLEAKMIGQPAILSAINNMRRKFGTPPLTIAPDP